The following DNA comes from Chitinophagales bacterium.
AAACACCCAAACATTGCTCCTTATGGCGATATGTTTTTAACTAAAGACAATAAATACATTGTGTTGGCAGTAGGTAGCAATCAGCAGTTTGCTTTGCTTTGCAAAATTTTAGAATTAGATAATTTAGCAAAAGATGAAAAATTTAGTACAAACCAGCAACGCTTATTTAATAGGAATGAACTGTGTATTCTATTAGAAAAAGCTTTTTTAAGAAAAAATGCAAAAGATTTAATGCAGCTGTTTTTAGTACAAAAAATACCTGCCGGATTGGTTAAAAACCTACAAGAAGTTTTTGAAGAAGAAAAGGCACAACTTATGGTTCAAGAATTTGAAATAGATGGTTTTAAAGGTAAAAGAGTTAGAACATTATTAAAATGAAATTTTATTGGGAATAAAATGTTTAAAAAAAAATAAAGCAGGAACTAAATTTTAGTAGTAAAAGTTATATTATTGCAATTAATTAATAATAGAAAAACCTAACGAAATGGCATTAGAATTTAAAGATGATAGTTTTAAAGAAGACGTATTAGATAACAAAGGCTTAACCTTAGTTGATTTTTGGGCAGAGTGGTGTGGTCCTTGTATAGCTTTAGGCCCCACAGTGGAGGCTTTAGCTAACGATTATGAAGGCAAAGTAAAAGTGGGCAAATTAAATGTTGACCATAACCCGGGCGTAGCTACAGATTTTGGCATTAGAAACATTCCTACTATTTTATTATTAAAAGACGGAGAAGTGGTAGAACGTTTTGTGGGCGTGCAACCTAAAAAAGCTTTTACAGAAGCAATAGATAAACACTTATAATATATTTATAGAAATTAGTATTCTTAAAGCCGTTGCAATTTTTTGTGATGGCTTTTTGTTTTTTACATATAATGTATCTACTAAGGAAGATTTTATAGGAATAATTGAGTAAAATGTTGTTTAGTAGCCGTAATCTGTTAGCATTACTACAAATTGGCACTAATTTTGACTAACTTTAGCCGTCAATTATTTTTTAACTCAAAAAAACATCTAAAAAAATGGCAGGAATATTAGACTTATTAAACTCTCCAATAGGACAATCAATACTTCAAGGCGTTAGCCAAGAAACTAATCAATCGCAAGATAAAACATCATCAGTGCTAAACATGGCTTTGCCGGTACTTTTAAGTGCTATGAAAAAAAATGCTTCTACTCCGCAAGGAGCGGAAAGCTTGCTTAACGCCCTTAGCGATAACAGACACAATGGCGATATATTAAGCAACTTAAGCGGTTTATTTCAAGGCGGTGTTAACCAAAATGTAACCAGCGATGGAGCAGGAATATTAAAACATATTTTAGGTGCTCAAGAAAATCAAGTAGCCAGTGCATTATCTCAAAAATCGGGTGTAGATGCTCAATCTGTTACTAAAATTTTACAAATAGCAGCTCCAATATTATTAGGTTATTTAGGTCAGCAAAAACGTCAAAACAATGTAAGCTCTCAAAGCGGCATAGAAAGTTTAATAGGCGGATTAATTGGTGGGGGTCAAACTACTAATCAAAACGACTTATTAAGCACTCTATTAGATAGAGATGGCGATGGCAATATTATAGATGATGTAGCCGGCATGTTAGGCGGTTTATTCGGAAAAAAATAAAAAATTAATATAAGCAAAGTATATTTTTTGTAGAAATTATTGAAATACAAGAAAAATTAGTACCTTTGCAGAGAATTAAAAGGAAAGAGGGGGCGTTTGTCCCCTCTTTTTATTGACATATAATGGAAGAATTGAAGAGAAAAATTGAGGAAATAATCCAACCCAAAATAGCGGAAATGGATTTATTTTTGGTAGAGGTGGTAATAGGCTCAAACTTTAAAATTCAGGTTTTTGTAGATGGTACGCCTTCAATAACTATAGAGCAATGTACTAAATTAAGTCGCTTTATAGAAAGCTATTTAGATGAAGCAGCAGATGTGCCGGAAAAATATACTTTAGAGGTTTCATCGCCAGGTATGAGTAATCCATTTAAAGTGCATCAACAGTACCAAAAAAGAATAGGTAGCACTTTAAAACTAACCTTAAATGACGGAAGTGAGCTGGCTATAATACTTAAAGAAGTAGAAGATGATAAAATAACAGGGCTAAAAACCCAAATACAGCCTGCTAAAAGCAAGCGACCTGTAAAAAAGATAAAAGAAGAAGATTTAGAAAGCATAACAATAGAATTAAATAACATAAAAAAAGCATTATTACATTTTAACTTTTAAAAAATGAATAGTATTGAATTAATTGACTCGTTTGCCGAGTTTAAAGACTTTAAAAACATTGATCGTCCTACAATGATGAAAGTATTAGAGGACGTATTTAAAACCTTATTGCGTAAAAAATACGGTAGTGCCGATAATTTTGACATTATTGTAAATACCGATAAAGGCGATTTGGAAATTTGGCGAACCCGTGAAATAGTAGATGACGGAGCAGTAGAAGATGATTTAACTCAAATTTCTATTACCGAAGCAAGAGAAGTAGATGAAGACTACGAAGTAGGCGAAGACTGCTATGAGCAAGTAAAAATAGTAGATTTTGGTAGAAGAGCCGTTTCAGCTGCACGCCAAACGCTTATTTCAAGAATATTAGAACTTGAAAAAAACGAAGTTTACAAAAAATACAAAGACAGAGTTGGAGATATAATTACTGCGGAAGTTTATCAAGTTTGGAAAAAAGAAATACTATTAGTTGATGATGAAGGAAACGAATTAATACTACCAAAAAGTCAGCAAATAAGAAGAGATTTCTTTAAAAAAGGCGAAACCGTAAAAGCTGTTATTTTAAAAGTAGAATTAAAAAACAACAATCCTTTTGTTATACTTTCAAGAACAGATAGTGCTTTCTTAGCAAAACTATTAGAACTTGAAGTGCCGGAAATTTACGATGGTTTAATCACCATTAAAAAAATAGTACGTGAGCCGGGAGAAAAAGCAAAAGTAGCCGTAGAATCTTATGATGACAGAATAGACCCTGTAGGAGCATGTGTGGGAATGAAAGGGCAAAGAATACACGGAATAGTTAGAGAATTAAGAAATGAGAATATTGACATTTTAAACTATACCGACAATCTAAGATTAATGGCACAGCGAGCCTTATCGCCAGCCAAAATAGAAAGCATGGAAATAAACGAAGAGAAAAAATCTATTTCTGTTTATTTAAAGCCAGACCAAGTTTCTTTAGCCATAGGCAAAAGAGGAATGAACATAAAATTAGCCAGCAGAATGGTGGGCTACAACATAGAAGTATATAGAGATACAGACGAAGAAGAAGTAGATATAGATATAGAAGAATTTTCTGATGAAATAGAACCTTGGATAATAGACATATTAAAAGGCATAGGTTGCGATACCGCAAAAAGTGTTTTAGCCTTATCTAAAAGTGAAGTAGCCAGAAGAACAGATTTAGAAGATGAAACTGTAGAAGAAGTATTCAATATCTTAAAAGCAGAGTTTGATGACGATGAGATGGAAGAAGATGAGGACGATATGGATGAAGATGAAAACTAAAAAGTAGTTTATCTAACAATCCTAAAACAAATAAAAAAACAATTAAAAAACATAAAATAATTTATGTCAGATTTTAAACCAGTAAGATTAATAGCAGCAGCTAAAACCTTAAACGTAGGTACAAACACTATAGTAGAATTTCTTGAAAAGAAAGGCTTTAGTGTAGAAAACAAGCCTACCACTAAGCTTGATGAGCAAATGTATAACCATTTGCTTAAAGAGTTTGGCGATGCCAAAATGTTAAAAGAATCTGCTGACAAAGTACAGCTGGGCAATAAAAATAAAAACGTAAAGCTTGAGCTTACTGAAGACGGAAAAACTAAAAAAGTAGAGGAAGAAATTATCCGAGCTGAAAAGCCTACTATTTCGGGACCTAAAGTAGTAGGAAACGTAGATTTAGACAAAAAGAAAAAAGAAGTAGAAGAGCCTAAAAAAGAGCCGGAAACTGTAGCAGTAGAAGAAAAAGTGGGAAAACCGAAAACTATTGCTAAAGAGGAAGTAATAAGAGCTAAAAAACCCGAATTAGAAGGGCCAAAAGTAGTAGGAAATATTGCAGATGTAAAAGCTAAACAAGAAGCGGAACACAAAGCTAAAGTAGTAGCTAAAAAAGCACAAGAAGAAGAGGAAAGAAAGGCAGCCAAAGCAAAAGAAGAGAAAGAAAAAGAAGCCGAAAACTTTATAGAAACCAAAAAAGTAGAATTAAAAGGAACAAAAGTTTTAGGTAAAATAGAACTTAAAGAAGAAACGCCTAACAAAGAAAAACGCAAGCGTAAAAGAATAAAGAAAAACGCTAAAGTAAATCCGGGTAGAAAAGACAACTTTAAGAAAAAAGAGAAAAAACAAGAAGAAACCGTTGTAAGCGAAAAAGAAATAGAAGAAAAATTAAAAGCTACAATGGCAAAACTTCAAGCGGCTACCGCTGGAAAAAGCAATAGACAAAAGCTTAGAAGACAGAAACGTCAAAACATACAAGAAGCCGAAGAAGCTAAACAAGAAGCACTTAGCGAACAAGACAAAAAACTTAAAGTAACAGAGTTTATTACCGTTAGTGATATAGCCACCATGCTGGGTGTTAAACCTACCGAAATTATAACTAAGTGTTTTACCTTAGGTGTGATGGTTTCTATAAACCAAAGGTTAGATGCAGAAATTATAGAATTAATAGCAGACGAATATGGTTATGAAATAGAATTTATATCTGCTTCAGATACCGAAGATTTTGAAGAAGAAGAAGATGCAGAGGAAGATTTAGTTTCAAGAGCACCTGTTGTTACTATCATGGGGCACGTTGACCATGGTAAAACATCATTATTAGACTACATACGTAAAGCCAATGTAGTAGATAAAGAAGCAGGAGGAATAACCCAGCACATTGGTGCTTATGAGGTAAATACAGGCAAAGGAAGTATAACTTTTTTAGATACTCCGGGACACGAAGCCTTTACCGCCATGCGTGCCAGAGGTGCTAAACTTACAGACGTAGCCGTAATAGTAATAGCCGCAGACGATAGTATAATGCCTCAAACTAAAGAAGCTATAAGCCATGCCCAATCGGCAGGCGTACCTATGATTTTTGCTATAAACAAAATAGATAAACCCGGTGCTAATCCGGATAATGTAAAATCTCAATTAGCACAAATGAACTTAAACGTAGAAGAATGGGGTGGAACATATCAATCGCAAGATTTATCGGCTAAAAAAGGTACTAATGTAGATGAACTGCTTGAAAAAATATTATTACAAGCTGAAATGTTAGAACTAACAGCTAACCCAAACAAAGAAGCTATTGGAGCCGTAATAGAAGCTTCGTTAGACAAAGGAAGAGGTTATGTGGCAACACTTTTAGTAGAAGGTGGAACATTAAAAATTGGAGATTTTGTAGTAGCAGGCTCAAGTTCCGGAAAAGTAAAAGCTATGTTTAACCATTTAGGCGAAAAAGTAAGCTCAGTAGGTCCGGCTCAACCGGTACAAATTTTAGGTTTAGATGGAGCTCCGGCAGCAGGAGAACGCTTTAAAGTATTCAAATCTGAACAAGATGGAAAAGCCATGGCAGCAAAACGTAGCCAGTTAGAAAGAGAGCATGGTGTAAGAACTCAAAAACACATTACTTTAGATGAAATAGGCAGACGTTTAGCTTTAGGAACATTTAAAGAACTTAACATCATTATAAAAGGAGATGTGGACGGTTCTATTGAAGCACTTTCCGATTCATTACAAAAATTATCTACCGATGAAATTCAAGTAAACATACTGCACAAAGGTGTAGGTGCTATTACGGAATCGGATATTATGTTAGCTTCTGCTTCAGATGCCATAGTTATAGGTTTCCAAGTGCGACCTACAAACCAAGCACGTATTTTAGCAGAAAATGAAGGCGTAGAAATAAGATTATACTCTGTAATATACAAAGCCATAGAAGAAATAACAGCAGCTATGGAAGGTATGTTAGAGCCAACTATAGAAGAGCAAATAACCGGAAACTTAGAAGTGTTAGAAACTTTTAAAATAACCAAAGTAGGTACTGTGGCAGGTTGTATAGTTAGAGATGGAAAAATTAAACGCGATTCTAAAGTGCGTGTTATTAGAGACGGAATTGTTCTATATTCTGGAGCATTAGAATCTTTAAAACGATTTAAAGACGATGTAAAAGATGTAGTATCTGGACAAGATTGTGGATTAAACATTAAAAACTACAATAATATAGAGGTGGGCGATATTATAGAAGCTTATACAGAAGTAGAAGTTCAAAGAAAACTGTAATAAAAACTACCCAATTTATATTAATACAGAAAAACTAACGTTATAATTGAGCATGAAAATAAGGGATAGAATATTACAATCCACCATCAGTTATAGTGTAATTTTATTTCTATTAATCTTTTCAAATTCAAAAGTAGTAGCACAAAATTTTGAAGTGGGAGGATATATGGGCGTAGCTAATTACTTTGGCGATTTAAACAGTAATTCCAGTTTTAATATGGTTCGTCCTGTAGGGGGTGTGTTTTTACGAAACAATTTTGATACCCGCTGGGTGCTAAAAAGTGCCATAGGTTTTGGACAAATAGCTTATGACGATAAAAAATCGCAAAATGCTTTTAACAGACAAAGAAACCTGCATTTCAAATCTAATATTTTAGACCTTTCTGTAATGTTAGAACTCAACTTTTTAGAGTTTGACAAGCAAAAACAAAACAAATGGTTTAGTCCGTATTTTACGGTAGGTTTTGCCGCTTTTTATTACAATCCACAAGCCAAATACAACGGAAAGTGGTATTATTTACAACCACTGGGCACAGAGGGGCAAAACGACCCAAGTTATTCGGGAATAAAAAAATACCGATTAGTAAATTTTGCCATTCCCATAGGAGGTGGTGTAAAATTTAGCGTAAATAGAAACTGGAATGTAGGACTTTTAGGCGAGCTAAGAGTTACATTTACCGATTATTTAGATGATGTTAGCGGAGTGTATCCCAGTCCACTTTCTTTACCGGAAGGTTCGCAAGGCATAGCTTATGCCTTAAGCGATAGAAGTGGAGAAGTGGGCGAGCCGATAGGCAAACCAGGTAATCAAAGAGGAACATCTTTAAAAAATGATTTTTATTTATTTTTAGGAGTTTCAGCATCTTATACTTTCTTTAGAGTAAAATGCCCACCTTTAAGTGGCAAAAAGAGATGAAATAACTACATTTGTGCAAAATTTATGAGCTTAAAACCCCAAATAGACCTACAAAACCTGCCAAAGCACATAGCCATTATAATGGATGGTAATGGGCGTTGGGCTAAAGAACAAGGCAAAAAAAGGGTTTTTGGTCATAAAAATGGCGTTAAAGCAGTAAGAGAAGTAAGTGAAGCTTGTGCAGAATTAGGCGTAGAAAATTTAACACTTTATGCTTTTTCTGTAGAAAATTGGAACAGACCTAAGTTAGAAATTACCGCCTTAATGGAGCTTTTGGTTAGAACCATAGGTTCAGAAACCAAAACTTTAATGGAAAACAGCATTAGACTTACCACTATTGGCGATTTAAGTTCACTTCCGCAAAGAGTACAAAAACAATTACAGCAAGTAAAAGACACTACAAAAAATAACTCACGATTAAATTTATGCTTAGCATTAAGCTATGGAGGCAGGCAAGAAATAGTAGATGCATGCAAAAAAATTGTTAATCAGGTTAAAAATAGTGAAATTAAAGTAGATGACATTACAGAATCAACTATAAATGAGCATCTTTACGCACCAAATACGCCAAATCCTGAATTGTTAATAAGAACAAGTGGAGAACATAGGCTTAGTAATTTTTTACTTTGGCAGTGTGCTTATACAGAATTTTATTTTACAAAACAGTATTGGCCCGATTTTAATAAAGAATCGCTATACCAAGCCATTGTTTCTTATCAGCAAAGAGAAAGACGCTTTGGTAAAATTAGCGAACAGTTAAAATCAGATATATAAACTAAAAGAATGAGGCAACTAAAACTAATTTTAATCTTTGCTTGGTGTATAGTATCTACTACACACCTTTTTGCACAAGACCTAGATTATACCAACCCTAAACAGTATGAAATAGGCGGTATAAACGTAATAGGTACGGAGCATTTAGATAAAAAAGTTTTGATTTCATTATCTGGGCTTAGCGTAGGCGATATGATTACCGTTCCCGGGCAAGAAATTTCTTCAGCCGTTAAAAACTTATGGAATCAACGCCTTTTTACAGATGTTTCTATAAGTATAGATAAAACTTTGGGAAACGTTATTTTCTTAAATATTGATTTAGTAGAGCTTCCTCGCTTATCAAAATACTCAATAGCAGGAGTGAAAAAAGGAGAAATAGAAGAACTCCGCAAAAAAATAAACCTACGTTCAGGTAGTATTTTTACAGAAAGCGATAAGCTAAAAACAGAAAACACTATAAAATCATTTTATATAGATAAAGGCTTTTATAATACCAATGTAAACATTGTTGAATCGGAGGATAATGTACTTGAAAACAGCATAAAAGTAGATATAACCATAGATAAAGGGCGAAAAGTAAAAATAGACCACATTGATATATTGGGTAATAAATCTTTTTCAGAACGCAAGCTGGAAAAGCAAATGAAAGACACCCGAGAGAAAGTGAAATTTGAATTGGCAGAATTGCTAAACATAAGAAAAAACAAAAAAAGTGAAGAAGATTTAAAGTTCTTTAAAACACTTTCAAACCTATCGGTAACAAAAGCCATAGACTACGGAGATGACTTTGTAAACCTTAACATATTTAAAACCTCAAAATTTAAACTTGAGGATTATGAAGCAGATAAAAAGAAACTAATTGCATTTTATAAAAATAAAGGTTTTAGAGATGCCAAAATTACTTATGATGAGGTAACTTTTGACGAAGAGGGAGAAGCCAATATTAAGCTACTTATAAAAGAAGGTAATCTTTATTATTTTAGAGATATAGATTTTACGGGCAATTCAAAATACTCTGATTCATTACTTATAAAAATTCTAAACATAGAAAAAGGAACGGTTTATAGCCAAGCTTTGTTAGACGAAAAACTATTTATGAGCCAAGATGGTGGCGATATTAGCTCACTATATATGGATGATGGATATTTGTTTTTTAATGCTACACCTATTGAGAAACGAATAGTAAACGATTCTGTAGATTTAGAAATTAAAATATACGAAGGACCACAAGCTATTATTAATGAAGTTAGAATATACGGCAATACAAAAACCAACGAAAAAGTAATACGTAGAGAGTTGTATGTACTTCCTGGCGATAAATTTTCAAGAACTAACTTAATACGTTCGCAAAGACAAATAGCTAATTTAGGTTATTTTGACCCGGAGCAAATGCAAGTGCTTCCTATTCCTAATCCAGAAAATGGAACGGTAGATATAGAATTTCATGTGGTAGAAAAACCTTCCGATCAGCTTGAACTATCCTTAGGTTGGGGAGGAAAAGGAGCAGGACTTTTAGGGACTTTAGGCGTGCAGTTTACTAATTTCTCTTTAAAAAATATAGTAGATAAAAAAGCATGGTCGCCATTACCTGCCGGAGATGGTCAAAATTTAACCATACGTGCCCAGTTAAACGGAAAACAATTCCAATCGTATAACTTTTCTTTTACTGAACCTTGGTTGGGAGGCAAAAAACCAAATTCATTTACTATAAGTTTTTTCCGTCAGCGATATAATTTATTAAGTAGTTTAAACAATTTTACGGGAGATATTTTAGGAAAGTCTATAACCACGGGAGCAAGCGTAGGAATAGGAACAAGATTAAAGTGGCCAGATGATTATTTTACTATAAGAAGTTCAATAAACGTAAGTCATTATAAATTAGATAATTTTAATTTGTACTCAGATTTCCCTTTTACTTCGGGAAATGCAACAGACTTAAATTTCTCATTAAATTTAGCCAGAAACTCCATAGACAATCCACTTTATCCAAGACATGGATCTACAATAAACTTTACTGTAGATGCTACCTTGCCATACAGTAAATTATTTAAAGGAAGAAAAGCTATAGACTATACAACTGCCGAAGCCGATGTAAAATATAAGCTTATAGAATATCACAAATGGCGTTTTGATGTGGCATGGTACACACCAATAGTTGGCAATTTAGTGTTCCATACTTCTGCTAAATTGGGCTTTTTAGGAAAATATAACAAAGATATAGGTGTTACCCCTTTTGAGCGATACCAATTAGGAGGACAAGGCTTTAATAGTTTCACTATTTTAGGTACAGATATTATAGGTTTAAGAGGTTATGATGTTATAACTCCAAGTGGTGGATCACCTATTATGAACAAATACACTATGGAACTTCGCTACCCTATTAGCTTAAACCCAAGTGCCACTATTTATGCCTTAGGATTTTTTGAAGCAGGAAACTATTGGAACAGCTTAAAAGAATATAAACCGTATGAGTTAAAACGTTCATTTGGTGTTGGTGTTAGAGCTTATTTACCTATGTTTGGCTTACTTGGTTTTGATTATGGCATAGGCTTTGATGATAGAGATAATAATGCCCTTACAGGAAAGAATATGTTTTCTAAATATGGGCAGTTTAGAATAATATTAGGTTTTGAACCCGAATAAAAAAAAGGAGAAAAATATGAAAAAGTTAATTTTAATAACCGTTTTGTTTGTATCTACACTAACAATGGCAAATGCACAGCGTTTTTGCATAGTAGATATGGAATACATTTTAAGTAATTTAAAAGAATATACGCAAGCTCAAGAGCAAATAGACCAACTGGCAGAGCAGTGGAAAACCGAAATAGACGGCAAGTTTAAAGAGGTAGAAAATGCTTATGCTAAGTTTCAGGCAGAGCAAGTAATTATGTCTGAGCAAATGAAAGCTAAAAAAATAGAAGAAATAGAAAACTTAGAAAGAGCCGCTAAAAAATTGCAAAGCGATAGATTTGGTCCACAAGGAGATTTGTTTAAAAAACGTCAAGAACTAATTAAGCCGGTTCAAGATAAAGTTTATGAAAAAATAGAATTATATGCTAAAGATAAAAGCTATGAAGCTATTTTTGACAAGTCATCGGCAGGAATAAGCGTGCTTTTTACAGGCGATAGAATAGATAAAAGTGATGAAATTTTAGGAATGATTAAAAAATAGCAATAAATAAGTAATATATTTGCAAACTTTAAATAAACATATAATGAATAAAATAATTAAAATAACAAGTGTAGTAGTATTTACATTAATTTCAGCAGTTAGCTTTGCACAGCAAAAATTTGGGCATGTAGATACAGAATCATTATTCTATGCTATGCCGGAAGTAAAAAGTGTACAGTCAAAACTGCAAGCAAAAAGCAAAGAGTATGAAAATCAATTGCAAACTTTATACACACAGTATGAAACGCAAGCAAATGATATATCTGAAAACGGTAAAACATGGATGCCTGCCGTATTAGAGCAAAAATATAAAGATGCTTATGCTTTAGAAGAAAGAATAATGAATTTAGAGAAAAAAGCTCAAGAAGATTTAGCTAACATGGAAGCAGAATTACTTAAACCCGTAGAGCAAAAAGCATACACAGCTATTCAAGAAGTAGCAAAAGCTAATGGGTATGATTATGTTATAGATTCTTCATTAGGTGTATTTTTAGTATTGCCGGAAGGGGATGATTTAACTAATATGGTAAAATCTAAATTAGGAATATACTAAACCCATTATACAAACATAATGAATAGTAATCCTATAGGAATATTTGATAGCGGAATTGGCGGCCTTACGGTCGCCAATGCTATTTATAAGGCTTTGCCAAACGAAACATTAATTTATTTTGGCGATACCGCCCACCTTCCCTATGGCGATAAATCTAAAGACTTAATAAAACAATATTCATTAGATATTACCAACTTTTTGCTAAACCAAAAAAACTGCAAAGCCATAGTAATAGCTTGTAATACTGCATCGGCAGCAGCTTATGAATATTTAAGAGATACACACAAAGGAAAAATTCCTATTATTAACGTTATAGACCCCATAATTGAAGCCGTAGTACAAGATAATAGCATAAAAAAAGTAGGCTTAATAGCTACAAATACGACCATAAATAGCGGTGTTTATCAAGAAAAATTGTCAAGAAGAAAGCCGGAGGTAGAAGTAGTAACATTGGCTACGCCCATGCTGGTTCCTATGATAGAAGAAGGCTATGCCAATGACAATATAAGCCACGCCTTAATAGAAAATTATTTAAACAACGAAGCACTACAAAATATTGATGCTTTAATATTGGGTTGCACTCACTATCCTTTAATTAAAGAGGAAATTAATAATTTTTATAAAGGGAAAGTAAGCTTATTTGATTCTACAAAAATTGTAGCAGATAAAGTTAATTTAATATTAGGTAAAGAACAGTTGCTAACTAATGAAAGAAACGGCAACAACCATTTTTATATT
Coding sequences within:
- the trxA gene encoding thioredoxin; this encodes MALEFKDDSFKEDVLDNKGLTLVDFWAEWCGPCIALGPTVEALANDYEGKVKVGKLNVDHNPGVATDFGIRNIPTILLLKDGEVVERFVGVQPKKAFTEAIDKHL
- a CDS encoding DUF937 domain-containing protein, with amino-acid sequence MAGILDLLNSPIGQSILQGVSQETNQSQDKTSSVLNMALPVLLSAMKKNASTPQGAESLLNALSDNRHNGDILSNLSGLFQGGVNQNVTSDGAGILKHILGAQENQVASALSQKSGVDAQSVTKILQIAAPILLGYLGQQKRQNNVSSQSGIESLIGGLIGGGQTTNQNDLLSTLLDRDGDGNIIDDVAGMLGGLFGKK
- the nusA gene encoding transcription termination/antitermination protein NusA, which produces MNSIELIDSFAEFKDFKNIDRPTMMKVLEDVFKTLLRKKYGSADNFDIIVNTDKGDLEIWRTREIVDDGAVEDDLTQISITEAREVDEDYEVGEDCYEQVKIVDFGRRAVSAARQTLISRILELEKNEVYKKYKDRVGDIITAEVYQVWKKEILLVDDEGNELILPKSQQIRRDFFKKGETVKAVILKVELKNNNPFVILSRTDSAFLAKLLELEVPEIYDGLITIKKIVREPGEKAKVAVESYDDRIDPVGACVGMKGQRIHGIVRELRNENIDILNYTDNLRLMAQRALSPAKIESMEINEEKKSISVYLKPDQVSLAIGKRGMNIKLASRMVGYNIEVYRDTDEEEVDIDIEEFSDEIEPWIIDILKGIGCDTAKSVLALSKSEVARRTDLEDETVEEVFNILKAEFDDDEMEEDEDDMDEDEN
- the infB gene encoding translation initiation factor IF-2; amino-acid sequence: MSDFKPVRLIAAAKTLNVGTNTIVEFLEKKGFSVENKPTTKLDEQMYNHLLKEFGDAKMLKESADKVQLGNKNKNVKLELTEDGKTKKVEEEIIRAEKPTISGPKVVGNVDLDKKKKEVEEPKKEPETVAVEEKVGKPKTIAKEEVIRAKKPELEGPKVVGNIADVKAKQEAEHKAKVVAKKAQEEEERKAAKAKEEKEKEAENFIETKKVELKGTKVLGKIELKEETPNKEKRKRKRIKKNAKVNPGRKDNFKKKEKKQEETVVSEKEIEEKLKATMAKLQAATAGKSNRQKLRRQKRQNIQEAEEAKQEALSEQDKKLKVTEFITVSDIATMLGVKPTEIITKCFTLGVMVSINQRLDAEIIELIADEYGYEIEFISASDTEDFEEEEDAEEDLVSRAPVVTIMGHVDHGKTSLLDYIRKANVVDKEAGGITQHIGAYEVNTGKGSITFLDTPGHEAFTAMRARGAKLTDVAVIVIAADDSIMPQTKEAISHAQSAGVPMIFAINKIDKPGANPDNVKSQLAQMNLNVEEWGGTYQSQDLSAKKGTNVDELLEKILLQAEMLELTANPNKEAIGAVIEASLDKGRGYVATLLVEGGTLKIGDFVVAGSSSGKVKAMFNHLGEKVSSVGPAQPVQILGLDGAPAAGERFKVFKSEQDGKAMAAKRSQLEREHGVRTQKHITLDEIGRRLALGTFKELNIIIKGDVDGSIEALSDSLQKLSTDEIQVNILHKGVGAITESDIMLASASDAIVIGFQVRPTNQARILAENEGVEIRLYSVIYKAIEEITAAMEGMLEPTIEEQITGNLEVLETFKITKVGTVAGCIVRDGKIKRDSKVRVIRDGIVLYSGALESLKRFKDDVKDVVSGQDCGLNIKNYNNIEVGDIIEAYTEVEVQRKL
- a CDS encoding isoprenyl transferase, yielding MSLKPQIDLQNLPKHIAIIMDGNGRWAKEQGKKRVFGHKNGVKAVREVSEACAELGVENLTLYAFSVENWNRPKLEITALMELLVRTIGSETKTLMENSIRLTTIGDLSSLPQRVQKQLQQVKDTTKNNSRLNLCLALSYGGRQEIVDACKKIVNQVKNSEIKVDDITESTINEHLYAPNTPNPELLIRTSGEHRLSNFLLWQCAYTEFYFTKQYWPDFNKESLYQAIVSYQQRERRFGKISEQLKSDI
- the bamA gene encoding outer membrane protein assembly factor BamA, encoding MRQLKLILIFAWCIVSTTHLFAQDLDYTNPKQYEIGGINVIGTEHLDKKVLISLSGLSVGDMITVPGQEISSAVKNLWNQRLFTDVSISIDKTLGNVIFLNIDLVELPRLSKYSIAGVKKGEIEELRKKINLRSGSIFTESDKLKTENTIKSFYIDKGFYNTNVNIVESEDNVLENSIKVDITIDKGRKVKIDHIDILGNKSFSERKLEKQMKDTREKVKFELAELLNIRKNKKSEEDLKFFKTLSNLSVTKAIDYGDDFVNLNIFKTSKFKLEDYEADKKKLIAFYKNKGFRDAKITYDEVTFDEEGEANIKLLIKEGNLYYFRDIDFTGNSKYSDSLLIKILNIEKGTVYSQALLDEKLFMSQDGGDISSLYMDDGYLFFNATPIEKRIVNDSVDLEIKIYEGPQAIINEVRIYGNTKTNEKVIRRELYVLPGDKFSRTNLIRSQRQIANLGYFDPEQMQVLPIPNPENGTVDIEFHVVEKPSDQLELSLGWGGKGAGLLGTLGVQFTNFSLKNIVDKKAWSPLPAGDGQNLTIRAQLNGKQFQSYNFSFTEPWLGGKKPNSFTISFFRQRYNLLSSLNNFTGDILGKSITTGASVGIGTRLKWPDDYFTIRSSINVSHYKLDNFNLYSDFPFTSGNATDLNFSLNLARNSIDNPLYPRHGSTINFTVDATLPYSKLFKGRKAIDYTTAEADVKYKLIEYHKWRFDVAWYTPIVGNLVFHTSAKLGFLGKYNKDIGVTPFERYQLGGQGFNSFTILGTDIIGLRGYDVITPSGGSPIMNKYTMELRYPISLNPSATIYALGFFEAGNYWNSLKEYKPYELKRSFGVGVRAYLPMFGLLGFDYGIGFDDRDNNALTGKNMFSKYGQFRIILGFEPE
- a CDS encoding OmpH family outer membrane protein, whose translation is MKKLILITVLFVSTLTMANAQRFCIVDMEYILSNLKEYTQAQEQIDQLAEQWKTEIDGKFKEVENAYAKFQAEQVIMSEQMKAKKIEEIENLERAAKKLQSDRFGPQGDLFKKRQELIKPVQDKVYEKIELYAKDKSYEAIFDKSSAGISVLFTGDRIDKSDEILGMIKK
- a CDS encoding OmpH family outer membrane protein, translated to MNKIIKITSVVVFTLISAVSFAQQKFGHVDTESLFYAMPEVKSVQSKLQAKSKEYENQLQTLYTQYETQANDISENGKTWMPAVLEQKYKDAYALEERIMNLEKKAQEDLANMEAELLKPVEQKAYTAIQEVAKANGYDYVIDSSLGVFLVLPEGDDLTNMVKSKLGIY